GCAGGGGTAGAAGATAAGAAGATCATTCTCGATCCTGGTGTTGGATTTGCCAAAACGTATAAACACAATCTTGAGATTATGTATCATATGGACAAACTTGTAGCACTCGGATATCCGGTGCTTCTAGGTACTTCACGCAAGAGATTTATTGGCAAAGCCCTAGGTGATGTTCCGGTAACGGAGCGGATGGAGGGAACGGCAGCTACAGTAGCGCTTGGTATAGAGCGCGGTTGCCGGATTGTCAGAGTACATGACGTAAAACCGATTGCCCGTGTCTGTCGTATGATGGATGCCATGTTATATGGGTGGCAGCAAGAAGAGGAGTGAATACAATGGACAAAATTTTGTTTAACAAGATGGAGTTCTGGGGTTATCATGGAGCATTTAAAGAAGAAAATAAGCTCGGTCAGCGCTTCTATGTCGATCTCGAACTGATATTTGATCTGTCTAAAGCTGGACACAGCGATAAATTGGAAGACACGGTAAATTACGCGGATATTTATCAAACGACACAGCAGGTCGTAGAAAATGAAAAGTACGAGCTTGTAGAATCAATTGCGGAACGTCTTGCAGCCAAAATTCTGCAGAACTACACGTTAATTGACGAGATCCTTGTGCGTGTGACAAAGCCAGATCCTCCAATTCCCGGTCACTATGACTCGGTGGCTGTAGAGATTATACGCAGTCGGGCAAAAATTAATGGATAGTCCAATCATCCACGCTTTTCTCGGACTCGGATCAAATATGGGCGATCGGGAAGAATTGCTGATTCGCGCGATACAAATGATTGACCGGCTACCCAATATCAGCGTGCGAAGAAGCTCTTCTTTATATGAGACAGAACCAATCGGCTATACTGAACAGGGAAGATTTCTAAATCTTGCTCTGCAGATTGAAACGTCCCTTGCGCCTTGTGATCTGCTTGTACATATGCAGAAGATCGAGGCGGAATTAGGAAGGAAGCGCATGATTCGCTGGGGTCCGCGCACACTTGATATTGATATTTTATTATATGGAACCGAATGTATCCAGCAGGAAGGATTGCAAGTTCCGCATCCGCGGATGACCGAGCGGGCATTCGTACTTATCCCCCTCGCAGAAATTGCTCCGGACGCTATTATCCCCTGCATAGAAGAGGATCGAACCTTTTTGACTGTACAAAAAGCGCTGGCAGATGTAGAAGACCGAGAGGGTATACAGCATTGGAAAACGATTCAATGGGAGCATATGGATTGAGTATACAGGCGGAAAACAGTTGAAATGAAAAAATCCTATGATAAAATAGGGGAATAATTAGTGGCTTTTTTTGCTTATACAAGGAATAGCCCGTAACTTTTACGTAAAGCATATATGGAAGGTGGAAGTATGGCTACCCTAAAAATTGGAAACATCGAGCTGAAGAATAATGTCGTGCTTGCTCCGATGGCGGGTGTATGCAATCCTGCATTTCGTCTGATTGCAAAGGAATTCGGCACAGGCTTGGTCTGCGCTGAGATGGTTAGCGATAAAGGGATTGTACATGGGAACAAAAAAACACTTGAGATGCTGTATGTAGATGAGCGTGAGAAGCCGCTCAGCCTACAGATTTTTGGCGGAGACAAAGAAACCCTTGTACAGGCAGCAAAACATGTAGATCAGCATACAAATGCTGATATTATCGATATTAATATGGGCTGTCCAGTTCCAAAGATCGTAAGCTGTGATGCAGGTGCACGCTGGCTGCTCGACCCCAATAAAATTGAAGAGATGGTCTCCGCTGTTGTTGAGAATGTATCGAAGCCGG
This genomic interval from Aneurinibacillus sp. REN35 contains the following:
- the folK gene encoding 2-amino-4-hydroxy-6-hydroxymethyldihydropteridine diphosphokinase, with amino-acid sequence MDSPIIHAFLGLGSNMGDREELLIRAIQMIDRLPNISVRRSSSLYETEPIGYTEQGRFLNLALQIETSLAPCDLLVHMQKIEAELGRKRMIRWGPRTLDIDILLYGTECIQQEGLQVPHPRMTERAFVLIPLAEIAPDAIIPCIEEDRTFLTVQKALADVEDREGIQHWKTIQWEHMD
- the folB gene encoding dihydroneopterin aldolase; this translates as MDKILFNKMEFWGYHGAFKEENKLGQRFYVDLELIFDLSKAGHSDKLEDTVNYADIYQTTQQVVENEKYELVESIAERLAAKILQNYTLIDEILVRVTKPDPPIPGHYDSVAVEIIRSRAKING